In the genome of Streptomyces sp. NBC_00190, one region contains:
- a CDS encoding alpha/beta fold hydrolase: protein MKHLARLLATAGLLAAALPGLATPSASAAPTPAYLRQTPAWHRCSPDRPAAYECTTLKVPLDYQRPEGRTLNLAISRMKSENPAKRRGVLLLNPGGPGTSGLYRPIRTNAEMPKDVRDRYDLVGFDPRGVGESSPIGCGDLSEAEVGVGGAYRPETFASDVSWARGIADKCREKSGDVIPYITTRNTARDMDVIRAALGERTVSYLGYSYGTYLGAVYTQMFPERTDRFVLDSGVDPGRVWRGMIQAWGTGAEPAFERWTRWAAERSDTYGLGATPEAVSATFWALVARADRDPIIHYGEKVTGDYIRADPSLFFDPHGASVVVKSIKASADKAPQPPGGTAPGASGKGADRKGPGAQSPLGGVRAAGPGVDEGGASEGPDAIPASNVTAVYWAVVCGDTDSWPRDPEQYARDAARDKVKHPLYGDFASNIKPCAFWQRPLEPATPMKTRADVLTVQNEWDAMTPLDTGKGLHQALKGSRMVLALGGEGHGVYLSNPTACANIPVNAYLSTGRLPAKDVTCHNPPPTPEPEGAGAR from the coding sequence ATGAAACATCTCGCACGACTGCTCGCCACCGCCGGACTCCTCGCCGCCGCCCTTCCCGGGCTGGCGACGCCATCGGCCTCCGCCGCCCCGACCCCCGCGTACCTGCGACAGACGCCGGCCTGGCACCGCTGTAGCCCCGATCGGCCGGCGGCGTACGAGTGCACCACCCTCAAGGTGCCGCTCGACTACCAGCGTCCCGAAGGGCGCACCCTGAACCTCGCCATATCCCGGATGAAGAGCGAGAACCCCGCCAAGCGGCGTGGCGTCCTTCTCCTCAACCCCGGCGGCCCCGGGACCTCGGGTCTCTACCGGCCGATACGGACGAATGCCGAGATGCCCAAGGACGTCCGCGACCGCTACGACCTCGTCGGCTTCGACCCGCGCGGCGTCGGCGAGAGCAGCCCGATCGGCTGTGGTGATCTGAGCGAAGCGGAGGTGGGCGTCGGCGGGGCGTACCGGCCCGAGACCTTCGCCTCGGACGTGTCCTGGGCGCGCGGAATCGCCGACAAGTGCCGTGAGAAATCGGGCGATGTGATTCCGTACATCACCACCCGCAACACGGCGCGCGACATGGACGTCATCCGCGCCGCACTAGGGGAGCGGACGGTCTCGTACCTGGGCTACTCGTACGGGACGTACCTCGGCGCGGTGTACACCCAGATGTTCCCGGAGCGCACCGACCGGTTCGTCCTGGACAGCGGCGTGGACCCGGGGCGCGTCTGGCGCGGCATGATCCAGGCGTGGGGGACCGGAGCCGAGCCCGCCTTCGAGCGGTGGACGCGCTGGGCGGCGGAGCGCTCGGACACTTATGGGCTCGGCGCCACGCCCGAGGCGGTCTCGGCCACCTTCTGGGCGCTGGTGGCGCGGGCCGACCGGGACCCGATCATCCACTACGGGGAGAAGGTGACGGGTGACTACATCAGGGCCGACCCGTCGCTCTTTTTCGATCCCCACGGTGCCTCGGTCGTCGTCAAGTCCATCAAGGCATCGGCCGACAAGGCGCCCCAGCCGCCGGGTGGCACCGCTCCGGGCGCGAGCGGGAAGGGCGCCGACAGGAAGGGGCCCGGCGCGCAGTCACCGCTCGGCGGCGTACGGGCCGCCGGCCCGGGCGTCGACGAGGGAGGGGCGTCGGAAGGTCCGGACGCCATTCCCGCCAGCAACGTCACCGCCGTGTACTGGGCCGTGGTGTGCGGGGACACGGACAGCTGGCCCCGCGATCCGGAGCAGTACGCGCGGGACGCGGCGCGGGACAAGGTGAAGCACCCGCTGTACGGGGACTTCGCGTCGAACATCAAACCGTGCGCCTTCTGGCAGCGGCCGCTGGAGCCCGCAACGCCCATGAAGACCCGGGCCGATGTCCTGACCGTGCAGAACGAGTGGGATGCGATGACCCCGCTCGACACCGGCAAGGGGCTGCACCAGGCGCTCAAGGGGTCGCGGATGGTGCTGGCGCTGGGGGGTGAGGGGCATGGTGTGTATCTCTCCAACCCCACGGCCTGCGCCAACATACCCGTCAACGCGTACCTGTCGACGGGACGGCTGCCCGCGAAGGACGTGACCTGCCACAACCCGCCGCCCACCCCGGAACCGGAGGGTGCCGGAGCCCGCTGA
- a CDS encoding nSTAND1 domain-containing NTPase — MAGRREVPLDPGSGPVQRFAFELRELRSKAGGITYRTLAQRAGYSVTTLSQAAAGEQLPTLPVVLAYVAACGGDDREWEERWKRTVEALAVPGPDDGGSDGESPYKGLARFEAGDRSLFFGRDRLTADLLDLLRRQRFAALFGPSGSGKSSLLRAGLIPALQQVQEVDLRPTALRILTPGQRPARTHGHVFNPPEAGLASESGDTFVIVDQFEEVFTVCQDPAERARFIEMLLAARRPERRLKVLIAVRADFYGRCAEHRGLADALRDANLLAPPMTPAELREAVVRPAAAVGLTVERALSSRLVQEVVDAPGGLPLLSHVLLETWRRRRGKTLTVDGYETAGGLEGAVAKTAEDLYGRFTEAQAAAARALLLRLVAPGDGTPDTRRPAEREELQAAGRQETTEVLEALAAARLLTLDQGTVDLAHEALLSAWPRLRGWIDQDRDRVRVQRKLTEDAHAWAELGRDPGALYRGIRLATAQEHFSGAIREDLTGQEHAYLMASLAAREQEEKAAARTTRRLRGLIAALSLLLVLAVVAGSIAWRQTLASDEQRQVALSRQLAAQAASLLGTDSDLASLLAIRAYQAHPTSQALESLSAAADVPLRHRMDHGGRVAAVAFSSDGRTLVSGGEDGTARLWDADTGRTRVSPPGQSTPGTTMALAPDGRTLAVNGDDSLVRFVDTATGDIRARLVQQTGFVTVLVFSPGMVATSGSTREVELWDATTGSRLMSLPRQAGHVRSLAFSPDGRTLAISSSDRGVELWDTSTGRFEQSLPSHTNLVGTMAFSPDGRTLAISSSDRGVELWDTSTGRLRTGLTGYTAPAGSMVFSPDGRTLAIGSQDRTVRLWEADTGRLRRTLSGHAGQVIFLAFSPDGRTLATGSDDHTVRLWGAAADESRTLLTGSLTETASMLFSPDGRTLATGRLGDDAVQLWDVPTSRFRTGLAGRANNIPSLAFSPDGHTLAASDDDAGVKLWDASTGRLRTSLAGYNGGAAALAFSPDGRTLATGSAARGVELWDASTGDGRRNLPGFNGKVRALVFSPDGRILATGGEDRTVHLWDPLTGRSRGSLSGHSGAVVSAVFSPDGRILATGGEDRTVHLWDPLTGRSRGSLSGHSGAVVSAVFSPDGRILATGAEDGTVRLWDTDTTWDPAVGAMLARLAGHTDAVLSVAFSPDGRTVVTASRDHSVRLWNLALPTPTAAISKICRAIGRDLTAQERSVYLPGPGTPPHATCDGP, encoded by the coding sequence GTGGCGGGGCGTCGTGAGGTGCCGTTAGACCCTGGTTCGGGTCCGGTTCAGCGGTTCGCGTTCGAGCTGCGCGAACTGCGTTCGAAGGCAGGTGGAATCACCTACCGGACACTGGCGCAGCGGGCCGGGTATTCGGTCACGACGCTCTCCCAGGCGGCAGCGGGTGAACAGTTGCCGACACTGCCGGTGGTGCTGGCATACGTGGCGGCTTGCGGGGGCGACGACAGGGAATGGGAGGAGCGGTGGAAGCGGACGGTGGAGGCGCTTGCTGTCCCGGGCCCGGACGATGGGGGTTCCGATGGGGAGTCTCCGTACAAGGGGCTGGCGCGGTTCGAGGCGGGCGACCGCAGCCTGTTCTTCGGCCGTGACCGGCTCACCGCTGATCTGCTGGATCTGCTGCGACGGCAGCGGTTCGCGGCGCTGTTCGGCCCGTCCGGCAGTGGCAAGTCCTCACTGCTGCGCGCCGGCCTCATCCCTGCCCTCCAGCAGGTCCAGGAGGTGGACCTGCGCCCCACCGCTCTGCGGATTCTCACTCCGGGCCAGCGCCCGGCACGCACTCACGGCCATGTGTTCAACCCTCCGGAAGCCGGGCTGGCATCCGAAAGCGGAGACACGTTCGTGATCGTCGATCAGTTCGAGGAGGTATTCACCGTCTGCCAAGATCCCGCAGAGCGGGCGCGTTTCATCGAGATGCTCCTTGCCGCCCGTCGGCCTGAGCGCCGGTTGAAGGTACTAATCGCTGTGCGCGCCGATTTCTACGGCCGTTGCGCCGAGCACCGCGGCCTGGCGGACGCGCTTCGCGATGCCAACCTGCTGGCCCCACCGATGACGCCGGCAGAGCTGCGCGAGGCCGTTGTCAGGCCGGCCGCGGCCGTCGGACTGACCGTGGAGCGCGCGCTCAGCTCCCGACTCGTCCAGGAGGTCGTGGACGCCCCGGGCGGGCTGCCCCTCTTATCGCACGTATTGCTCGAGACCTGGCGCCGCCGACGGGGAAAGACGCTGACCGTGGACGGTTACGAGACGGCCGGGGGTCTTGAGGGCGCAGTCGCCAAGACCGCTGAAGACCTCTATGGCCGGTTTACCGAAGCGCAGGCGGCCGCGGCCCGGGCCCTGCTGTTGCGGCTGGTCGCCCCCGGCGATGGCACTCCAGATACCCGCAGGCCCGCCGAACGCGAGGAACTACAGGCCGCCGGCCGGCAGGAGACAACGGAAGTTCTGGAAGCCCTGGCCGCAGCGAGGCTGCTCACTCTCGACCAAGGCACGGTTGATCTCGCCCATGAGGCCTTGCTGAGCGCGTGGCCGCGGCTGCGGGGCTGGATCGATCAAGACCGAGACCGCGTTCGTGTCCAGCGGAAACTGACAGAGGACGCGCACGCCTGGGCGGAACTGGGCCGCGACCCCGGCGCCCTCTACCGCGGCATTCGGCTGGCCACCGCCCAGGAACACTTCAGCGGCGCGATCCGGGAGGACCTGACCGGACAGGAACACGCCTACCTCATGGCCAGCCTCGCAGCGCGAGAGCAGGAGGAGAAGGCTGCGGCCCGCACCACCCGGCGCCTGCGCGGGCTGATTGCCGCACTGTCCCTCCTCCTGGTCCTGGCCGTCGTTGCCGGCTCGATCGCTTGGCGGCAAACCCTGGCCAGTGACGAGCAGCGGCAGGTCGCGCTCTCCCGGCAGCTCGCCGCCCAGGCCGCCTCCCTTCTTGGGACGGACTCCGATCTGGCGTCCCTGCTGGCCATCCGGGCCTATCAGGCCCACCCGACATCCCAGGCGCTGGAAAGCCTCTCTGCCGCTGCCGATGTGCCCCTTCGGCACCGTATGGACCACGGAGGGCGTGTGGCTGCAGTGGCGTTCAGTTCGGACGGGCGAACGCTTGTCAGCGGCGGCGAGGACGGTACGGCACGGCTCTGGGATGCGGACACGGGCCGCACCCGCGTGAGCCCGCCCGGGCAGTCCACGCCTGGGACGACGATGGCGCTCGCCCCTGATGGGCGCACCCTCGCCGTCAACGGCGACGACAGCCTGGTGCGGTTTGTGGACACGGCCACCGGCGACATCCGTGCGCGGCTGGTCCAGCAGACCGGTTTCGTGACCGTCTTGGTGTTCAGCCCAGGCATGGTGGCAACCAGTGGCTCCACACGCGAGGTCGAATTGTGGGACGCGACCACCGGTAGCCGCCTGATGAGCCTGCCCAGACAAGCCGGCCACGTCAGATCACTGGCGTTCAGCCCGGACGGCCGCACCCTGGCCATCAGCAGCTCCGACCGCGGGGTGGAGCTGTGGGACACGAGCACCGGCCGTTTCGAACAGAGTCTGCCCAGCCACACCAACCTGGTCGGCACGATGGCGTTCAGCCCGGACGGCCGCACCCTGGCCATCAGCAGCTCCGACCGCGGGGTGGAGCTGTGGGATACAAGCACCGGCCGTCTCCGCACGGGGCTGACCGGCTACACCGCCCCTGCCGGCTCGATGGTGTTCAGTCCGGATGGCCGCACCCTGGCCATCGGAAGCCAGGACCGCACCGTCCGGTTGTGGGAGGCCGACACCGGTCGACTCCGCCGGACCTTGTCCGGACACGCAGGACAGGTCATCTTCTTGGCTTTCAGTCCGGATGGCCGCACCCTTGCCACCGGTAGCGATGATCACACCGTCCGGCTCTGGGGTGCCGCCGCCGACGAGTCCCGGACCCTCCTCACGGGAAGTCTCACGGAGACGGCTTCGATGTTGTTCAGTCCGGACGGCCGCACCCTGGCAACCGGCCGCCTCGGTGATGACGCAGTGCAGTTGTGGGACGTGCCCACCTCCCGCTTCCGTACCGGCTTGGCTGGACGCGCCAACAACATCCCGTCGTTGGCCTTCAGCCCGGACGGGCACACTCTGGCCGCGAGCGACGACGACGCTGGGGTAAAGCTATGGGACGCGTCCACCGGCCGCCTCCGCACAAGTCTGGCCGGGTACAACGGCGGGGCGGCCGCCTTGGCTTTCAGTCCGGACGGCAGAACTCTGGCCACTGGCAGCGCCGCCCGCGGAGTGGAGTTGTGGGACGCGTCCACCGGCGACGGGCGCAGAAACCTGCCCGGATTCAACGGCAAGGTGCGCGCTCTGGTCTTCAGCCCGGACGGGCGCATTCTGGCAACCGGTGGTGAGGATCGGACGGTTCACCTGTGGGACCCGTTGACGGGTCGTAGTCGCGGGAGCTTGTCCGGGCACAGCGGCGCTGTCGTGTCGGCGGTGTTCAGCCCGGACGGGCGCATTCTGGCAACCGGTGGTGAGGATCGGACGGTTCACCTGTGGGACCCGTTGACGGGTCGTAGTCGCGGGAGCTTGTCCGGGCACAGCGGCGCTGTCGTGTCGGCGGTGTTCAGCCCGGACGGGCGCATCCTGGCAACCGGCGCTGAGGACGGCACAGTACGGCTGTGGGACACAGACACCACATGGGACCCAGCCGTTGGCGCGATGCTTGCCAGGCTCGCCGGACACACTGACGCCGTGCTCTCCGTAGCCTTCAGTCCTGACGGCCGCACTGTGGTCACCGCCAGCAGAGACCACAGCGTACGCCTATGGAACCTGGCCTTGCCGACGCCCACCGCAGCTATCAGCAAGATCTGTCGTGCCATAGGCCGCGACTTGACCGCGCAGGAACGCTCGGTCTACTTGCCGGGCCCGGGAACACCACCGCATGCCACGTGCGACGGACCCTGA